Proteins from a single region of Aerococcus viridans:
- a CDS encoding YpmS family protein, producing MAKQNNTKTKKPLNPWKWAFWLLLLAILIPVVAFYLYIQTADQETASVGEPATTEEVSDETITAEANLSTVSFNRLVSAVIGGDDVPYQLTVDDEVSFAGTIDAWGTEGAYTMQGQPSVMEDGNIAIDVTNIELAGLQLPTSTVLAIFQLTLPTDLPLQVLSGEEQIIIRLDQVSEDMDFAIRASDIDLANDEINILLDVPLTYIEEQIGTEAESNQ from the coding sequence TTGGCTAAACAAAATAACACTAAGACGAAGAAACCATTAAATCCTTGGAAGTGGGCTTTTTGGTTATTACTATTGGCAATTTTGATACCTGTAGTTGCTTTTTACCTGTATATACAAACAGCTGATCAAGAAACTGCCAGCGTGGGTGAACCAGCAACGACAGAAGAAGTGAGTGATGAAACGATCACAGCAGAAGCCAACCTGTCGACTGTTTCCTTTAACCGACTAGTATCAGCAGTGATTGGTGGGGATGATGTGCCTTATCAGTTAACGGTGGATGACGAAGTGTCATTTGCTGGTACGATAGACGCTTGGGGGACTGAAGGGGCTTATACTATGCAAGGGCAGCCGTCAGTCATGGAAGATGGGAATATTGCTATTGACGTGACCAATATTGAATTAGCGGGCTTACAATTGCCAACCTCAACAGTATTGGCCATTTTCCAATTGACCTTACCTACAGATTTACCGCTACAAGTATTATCCGGTGAAGAGCAAATTATTATCCGATTGGACCAAGTGTCTGAAGACATGGATTTCGCTATCCGGGCCAGCGATATTGATTTAGCTAACGATGAAATCAACATCTTACTGGATGTGCCATTGACTTATATCGAGGAACAAATCGGGACAGAGGCGGAAAGTAACCAGTAA
- a CDS encoding YozE family protein yields the protein MITQSFYHYVQIFRNADLLESDQQAQFAELVFLDGDFPKSASDFETISNYIELNQRYSDYVSTFDEAWQSYADKYQV from the coding sequence ATGATTACGCAGTCCTTTTATCATTATGTACAAATATTTAGAAATGCCGATTTACTAGAGAGTGACCAGCAGGCGCAGTTTGCTGAGCTGGTCTTTTTAGATGGCGATTTTCCGAAATCAGCTAGCGATTTTGAAACAATTAGCAATTATATTGAATTAAACCAACGCTATTCTGACTACGTATCGACATTTGATGAAGCCTGGCAATCCTACGCCGATAAATACCAAGTGTAG
- a CDS encoding S41 family peptidase gives MSENEDLKNKENNKNSNEELDKKAVTEEEIHSNGQNQTDASGLDGHDLGNDQKPKKRGVSWLVYILTILIVGGGTFVGTSYVLTGRLPGQSVITGSSSTALTTSEIQKIQAGFSTIVGDYVEDVDRDAVVDGAISGMTEVLEDPYSQYLTDQSAQQLDETIEGSFEGIGAEIMEKDDYIQIVSPIKGSPAEEAGLMANDIITAVDGESIQGYTATEAVALIRGEAGSDVVLTIQRGEDSFDVTVTRDTVPIQTVYYEMLEGQDNTGYVQITSFSTPTYDELVAAIEDLRSQGAEKFVLDVRSNPGGLLTSALQIANMFLNDGDTIMQVQEKDADPYVYEASDADYGDFQVDEDVVLLVDEGSASASEILAAALQESAGVPVVGSQTFGKGTVQNVFSLESDSELKITIAKWLTPNGTWINETGVTPDVEASLPDYASLTLIDTSQTYQEGDVSEAIQNIEAILVALGYQDSQVDAVFAEDTTSAVLAFQADQELAETGVIDTETASAMISAIQALIASNDTQLDKAVEVLE, from the coding sequence ATGTCAGAAAATGAAGATTTAAAAAACAAAGAAAATAATAAAAATAGTAATGAAGAATTAGATAAAAAAGCAGTTACTGAGGAAGAAATCCATTCAAATGGTCAAAACCAAACTGATGCAAGTGGTTTAGACGGACATGATCTGGGTAATGACCAAAAACCTAAAAAACGTGGTGTTTCTTGGCTAGTATATATCCTGACCATCCTTATCGTTGGTGGGGGAACTTTTGTTGGGACATCTTACGTCTTAACTGGCCGTTTACCTGGTCAAAGTGTTATTACAGGGTCTTCAAGTACGGCGCTAACCACCAGTGAAATCCAGAAAATTCAAGCTGGCTTCTCTACCATTGTGGGAGACTACGTGGAAGATGTGGACCGAGATGCGGTGGTTGACGGGGCTATATCTGGGATGACAGAAGTCCTAGAAGACCCATATTCTCAGTATTTAACCGACCAATCTGCCCAACAATTAGATGAAACCATCGAAGGCTCATTTGAAGGTATCGGGGCTGAAATCATGGAAAAAGACGACTACATTCAAATTGTCAGCCCAATTAAAGGGTCTCCTGCTGAAGAAGCCGGCTTAATGGCCAATGATATCATCACAGCCGTTGACGGAGAGTCTATTCAAGGCTATACCGCAACCGAAGCAGTCGCTTTAATCCGCGGTGAAGCGGGCAGTGATGTCGTTTTAACGATTCAACGTGGTGAAGATAGTTTTGACGTGACCGTCACTAGAGATACCGTTCCAATTCAAACCGTTTATTATGAAATGTTAGAAGGGCAAGATAACACTGGTTATGTTCAAATTACTAGTTTTTCGACCCCAACATACGACGAATTGGTTGCAGCTATTGAAGATTTAAGATCACAAGGGGCGGAGAAATTTGTCCTAGACGTTCGCAGTAACCCAGGTGGTTTATTAACTTCTGCCCTACAAATCGCCAATATGTTCCTAAATGATGGGGATACCATTATGCAAGTCCAAGAAAAAGATGCGGATCCTTATGTATATGAAGCATCAGACGCTGATTACGGCGACTTCCAAGTTGATGAAGATGTGGTCTTATTAGTAGACGAAGGGTCTGCTTCAGCTTCAGAAATCCTAGCTGCAGCTCTACAAGAATCTGCAGGTGTACCAGTAGTTGGTAGCCAAACATTTGGTAAGGGGACCGTGCAAAATGTCTTCTCCCTTGAATCTGATTCAGAACTGAAAATTACTATTGCCAAATGGTTAACACCAAATGGTACTTGGATCAATGAAACAGGGGTAACGCCGGATGTTGAAGCTAGCTTACCGGATTATGCATCTCTAACCTTAATTGATACGAGCCAAACTTACCAAGAGGGCGATGTTTCAGAAGCGATTCAAAATATTGAAGCGATTCTAGTGGCTTTAGGCTACCAAGATAGCCAAGTGGATGCTGTTTTTGCAGAGGATACAACTAGTGCTGTGCTAGCTTTCCAAGCGGACCAAGAACTCGCTGAAACAGGTGTGATTGATACGGAAACAGCAAGTGCCATGATTTCGGCTATCCAAGCATTAATTGCTAGTAATGACACCCAACTAGACAAAGCAGTAGAAGTTCTGGAATAA
- the lepB gene encoding signal peptidase I, whose amino-acid sequence MKKFFDEVFSVVISVVIALVIFWVVRTYFFYPFRVDGDSMANTMIDGDRFVLSLTDEIDQSDIVVFPAPDGSGDEYVKRIIGVPGDTIEYKDDVLYINDEAIDEPYLDSIKEDYFERFPDDSTFTNDFTLEEITGETTVPEGMYFVLGDNREVSHDSRYFGFIDADSVEGTTHFRYWPFSDFGSVQ is encoded by the coding sequence ATGAAAAAGTTTTTTGATGAAGTATTTTCAGTTGTGATTTCTGTTGTGATCGCGCTTGTTATCTTCTGGGTGGTTAGAACTTATTTCTTCTATCCCTTTAGAGTAGACGGCGATTCGATGGCTAACACAATGATAGATGGGGACCGGTTTGTCCTAAGTTTAACGGATGAAATTGACCAATCAGATATTGTCGTTTTCCCAGCACCAGATGGGTCTGGCGACGAGTATGTGAAACGGATTATTGGGGTTCCAGGTGACACGATTGAATACAAAGATGATGTTTTATATATCAATGACGAAGCGATTGATGAACCTTATTTAGATTCTATTAAAGAAGACTACTTTGAACGATTCCCAGATGATTCTACTTTCACTAATGACTTCACGCTTGAAGAAATTACGGGTGAAACAACTGTCCCAGAAGGTATGTACTTCGTATTAGGAGACAACCGTGAAGTGTCTCATGACTCACGATACTTCGGCTTTATTGATGCTGATAGCGTGGAAGGAACAACCCACTTTAGATATTGGCCATTTTCCGACTTCGGTAGTGTACAATAA
- the ylqF gene encoding ribosome biogenesis GTPase YlqF — protein sequence MAHIQWYPGHMAKAKKEVQSQLSAVDIVLEIRDARIPIASMNPMLDEIIKNKRHMIVLNKQDLADPQQTKEWVKALSGENKLAIALDSKKLGDMKIFRQALKDFTQDIQDKWRNKGILHKSIRVMVIGIPNVGKSTFINQFTKQKKAQVGNKPGVTKGQQWIKIDEDFELLDTPGILWPKFEDQEVADKLALTGGIKDTHFYKDDVALFALEFFLHHYPDAISNHYPIKAEDVHPPYPDLLMALTKRMGMLEDYDRASDKIIRDYRDGKLGRMTLDRIEEYQISENIEVSD from the coding sequence ATGGCACATATTCAATGGTATCCTGGCCATATGGCTAAGGCGAAAAAAGAGGTTCAAAGTCAACTTAGCGCAGTGGATATCGTCCTTGAAATTAGGGACGCCCGTATTCCAATAGCCAGTATGAACCCCATGTTAGATGAAATCATAAAAAATAAACGCCACATGATTGTTTTAAATAAACAAGATTTGGCCGACCCCCAACAAACCAAAGAGTGGGTCAAAGCTCTGAGCGGTGAAAACAAATTGGCCATTGCTTTGGATTCTAAAAAATTAGGCGACATGAAAATTTTCCGCCAAGCCCTAAAAGATTTCACCCAAGACATCCAAGACAAATGGCGCAACAAAGGTATTCTACACAAGTCAATCCGAGTAATGGTTATCGGGATTCCAAACGTTGGTAAATCAACCTTTATCAACCAGTTTACCAAGCAAAAGAAAGCCCAAGTAGGGAATAAACCAGGGGTTACTAAAGGTCAACAATGGATTAAAATCGATGAAGATTTTGAACTATTGGACACACCAGGTATTTTATGGCCGAAATTTGAAGACCAGGAAGTAGCTGACAAATTGGCCCTAACTGGTGGGATTAAAGACACCCATTTCTACAAGGATGATGTGGCCTTATTCGCCCTAGAATTCTTCCTACATCATTACCCGGATGCCATCAGCAACCACTACCCAATCAAGGCTGAAGACGTCCATCCGCCTTATCCTGACCTACTCATGGCCTTAACTAAGCGTATGGGCATGTTAGAAGACTACGACCGGGCTTCAGACAAGATTATCCGTGACTATCGAGACGGTAAGTTGGGCCGCATGACCCTAGACCGGATTGAAGAATACCAAATTTCAGAAAATATTGAGGTAAGTGATTAA
- a CDS encoding ribonuclease HII, producing MTDDKKTAFDLADLSNLKIGQIQAYLASSEIDPVYVQALREDSRKGVQTALLRYDKALLKQQAISDQVEQLKMKENELRQQGYQLIAGVDEVGRGPLAGPVVTSAVILPSDMPPVYFNDSKQLSHTKRQALVADIEKYAIAKTIGIQTAEEIDQTNILIATKQAMISALDQLHPAPDYVLVDAVHLNDYKKAPQEAIIKGDATVYAIAAASIYAKEYRDKLMAEYAGLYPGYGFEANAGYGTKQHLDGLEKYGPSPIHRKTFAPVKNYV from the coding sequence ATGACCGATGACAAAAAGACAGCCTTTGACCTCGCTGACTTGAGCAATTTAAAAATCGGCCAAATTCAAGCCTACTTGGCCTCAAGTGAGATTGATCCAGTCTACGTACAGGCCTTACGAGAAGATAGCCGCAAAGGGGTGCAGACTGCCTTATTACGCTACGACAAGGCCTTACTTAAGCAGCAAGCAATCTCAGACCAAGTTGAACAGCTAAAAATGAAGGAGAATGAATTGCGTCAACAAGGCTACCAATTGATTGCTGGGGTAGATGAAGTTGGACGTGGTCCTTTAGCTGGCCCGGTTGTGACAAGTGCCGTTATTTTGCCTAGTGACATGCCTCCTGTCTACTTTAATGACTCTAAACAGTTATCCCATACAAAACGCCAAGCATTGGTGGCAGATATTGAAAAATATGCTATTGCAAAAACAATCGGGATCCAAACAGCTGAAGAAATTGACCAAACCAACATTTTAATTGCCACAAAGCAAGCCATGATATCTGCTTTAGATCAATTGCATCCGGCACCTGATTATGTCTTGGTCGATGCTGTACATTTGAATGACTACAAGAAGGCGCCGCAAGAGGCCATTATCAAGGGCGACGCGACAGTTTATGCCATTGCAGCAGCCTCCATTTATGCTAAGGAATACCGGGATAAATTGATGGCAGAATACGCAGGCTTATATCCAGGTTACGGCTTTGAAGCCAATGCTGGGTACGGGACTAAACAACACCTAGATGGCCTAGAGAAATACGGTCCAAGTCCAATTCACCGCAAGACTTTTGCACCAGTGAAAAATTATGTATAA
- the dprA gene encoding DNA-processing protein DprA, which produces MLFEIENPYMDMMLKNEEDVLAMTESMLVYAFESGLFTYRELADIIQAQVTSVEDLDRHIHGIQDTQKIKAWGRFKQKYSLAYFRKLYESYHIHPVTILSTQTYPKALLQTYQPNLVLFCQGDLAIFQKPAMAVVGSRKMSVYGKAAIDQLIPKLSEALVIVSGLAKGVDAYTHQAAMPGGETIAVIGTGLLTTYPSEHHKLQAKIAHDHLLVSPLPNHAKIQRWHFPYRNLAIAGLSQATMVIEAAEKSGSLITANYALQENRLVFAVPGPISNPLSAGTNQLIYYGATPALQASEILRDLFFNV; this is translated from the coding sequence GTGTTATTTGAAATTGAAAATCCGTATATGGATATGATGCTCAAAAATGAGGAAGATGTTTTAGCTATGACAGAATCTATGCTGGTTTATGCCTTTGAATCTGGTCTATTTACCTACCGGGAATTGGCCGATATCATTCAAGCCCAAGTGACTAGTGTTGAAGACTTAGACAGGCATATTCATGGAATCCAAGATACGCAAAAAATAAAGGCCTGGGGGCGATTTAAGCAAAAGTATTCACTTGCTTATTTTAGAAAATTGTACGAAAGCTACCATATTCATCCGGTGACCATCCTTAGTACGCAAACATATCCAAAGGCCTTACTGCAAACATACCAACCTAATTTAGTTTTATTTTGTCAGGGCGATTTAGCTATTTTTCAAAAACCTGCTATGGCTGTTGTAGGATCAAGAAAAATGTCTGTCTACGGTAAAGCAGCTATTGACCAACTGATCCCTAAATTAAGTGAAGCCTTGGTTATTGTCTCTGGCTTAGCCAAAGGGGTGGATGCCTATACCCACCAAGCAGCCATGCCTGGGGGCGAAACCATTGCGGTTATTGGGACGGGCTTACTGACCACCTACCCGAGTGAACACCACAAATTGCAGGCAAAAATTGCCCATGACCATTTACTCGTTTCACCGCTACCCAACCACGCTAAAATTCAACGCTGGCATTTCCCTTACCGGAATCTAGCTATTGCCGGACTCAGTCAAGCGACGATGGTTATTGAGGCGGCAGAAAAATCTGGTTCTTTAATAACGGCTAATTATGCCTTACAAGAAAATAGACTGGTTTTTGCAGTGCCAGGGCCTATTTCGAACCCTTTATCCGCAGGGACCAACCAATTAATTTACTACGGTGCCACACCGGCATTACAGGCTTCAGAAATATTGCGCGACTTATTTTTCAATGTATAG
- the topA gene encoding type I DNA topoisomerase: protein MAYKYLVIVESPTKAKTIDKYLGRNYRVVASKGHLRDLPKSRMGIDIENDYEPDYINIRGKGPLIKELRKDAKKAEKVFLASDPDREGEAIAFHLAHILGLNPEDPIRVTYNEVTKEAVKEAIANPRPINMDLVDAQQARRVLDRLVGYNLSPMLWKKVKKGLSAGRVQSVALHMIINRENEIRAFKPEEYWTVEGSFIKDRKTFKANASKFKGKKLDLKNEADVKAFMAEIKTQDFTVENVTEKERKRNPQKPFTTSSMQQEAAKKLNFRTRKTMMVAQQLYEGIKLASGAPVGLITYMRTDSTRISDSAKAGAKSYITSTYGKEYLGYQPASKQAQGSQDAHEAIRPSSADRTPDAVKDYLSRDQFRLYSLIWSRFMASQMAPAIYDTVSADLVQNEATFRANGSKIKFEGYQKVYTEANNKDNILPELVNGETVKSKDLEPSQHFTQPPARYTEASLIKKLEEDGVGRPSTYSPTIETLIKRYYVKLEAKRFEPTELGEIVDKMITEFFPEIVDTSFTADLEKELDEIETDQKEWVEVIDAFFKPFQKELEKAEVEMEKIEIKDEPAGFKCPVDGGEMVIKMGRFGKFYACANFPDCRHTEAIVKEIGVTCPKCHEGQVVERKSKKNRIFYGCSRYPDCDFTDWNKPIARACPKCDHYLVEKKIRGGKQIVCPNGDYEEDVQKGEAVEG, encoded by the coding sequence TTGGCATATAAATATTTAGTAATCGTAGAATCTCCGACGAAAGCCAAAACTATAGATAAGTACTTAGGCAGAAATTATAGAGTTGTAGCCAGCAAAGGTCATTTACGTGATTTACCAAAATCGCGTATGGGAATTGATATTGAAAATGACTATGAACCGGACTACATCAACATCCGTGGTAAAGGGCCTTTAATCAAAGAGTTACGTAAAGATGCAAAGAAAGCTGAAAAAGTCTTTCTTGCGAGTGACCCGGACCGAGAAGGGGAAGCAATTGCTTTCCATTTAGCCCACATTTTAGGCTTAAACCCTGAAGACCCAATCCGTGTCACCTATAATGAGGTAACCAAAGAAGCTGTTAAAGAGGCGATCGCGAACCCACGTCCAATAAATATGGACCTAGTAGACGCTCAACAAGCACGTCGTGTGTTAGACCGCTTAGTAGGTTACAATTTATCCCCAATGTTATGGAAGAAAGTGAAGAAAGGTTTATCTGCTGGTCGGGTACAATCCGTTGCTTTACATATGATTATCAACCGGGAAAATGAAATCCGTGCTTTCAAACCTGAAGAGTACTGGACAGTTGAAGGGTCATTTATTAAAGACCGTAAGACCTTTAAAGCTAACGCTTCAAAATTCAAGGGTAAAAAACTTGATTTGAAAAACGAAGCGGACGTTAAAGCGTTTATGGCGGAAATTAAAACCCAAGACTTCACTGTTGAAAACGTGACGGAAAAGGAACGTAAGCGTAACCCACAAAAACCTTTTACCACATCATCAATGCAACAAGAAGCGGCGAAAAAATTAAACTTCCGAACCCGTAAAACTATGATGGTGGCCCAACAACTGTATGAAGGGATCAAACTAGCTAGCGGAGCGCCAGTAGGTTTAATTACCTATATGCGTACCGATTCAACCCGTATCTCTGATTCAGCTAAGGCCGGTGCAAAATCATATATTACCAGTACTTATGGTAAGGAATACTTAGGTTACCAACCAGCAAGTAAGCAAGCCCAAGGATCACAAGATGCCCATGAAGCGATTCGTCCTTCATCAGCTGACCGGACGCCGGATGCTGTTAAAGATTACTTGTCTCGTGATCAATTCCGCTTGTATTCATTAATTTGGTCTCGTTTTATGGCCAGTCAAATGGCACCAGCCATCTATGACACTGTATCTGCTGATTTGGTACAAAACGAAGCGACTTTTAGAGCAAATGGTTCTAAAATTAAGTTTGAAGGTTACCAAAAAGTTTATACAGAAGCCAACAACAAAGACAATATCTTACCAGAATTAGTTAACGGTGAAACAGTGAAGTCAAAAGACCTAGAACCAAGTCAACACTTCACCCAACCACCAGCTCGCTATACTGAGGCTTCTTTAATCAAGAAACTAGAAGAAGATGGCGTTGGCCGTCCGTCAACATACTCACCAACCATTGAAACACTGATCAAGCGCTACTACGTAAAATTAGAAGCCAAACGATTTGAACCAACTGAACTAGGTGAAATTGTTGATAAGATGATCACTGAATTCTTCCCAGAAATCGTGGATACGTCTTTTACAGCTGATCTTGAAAAAGAATTAGATGAAATTGAAACGGACCAAAAAGAATGGGTTGAAGTCATCGATGCCTTCTTTAAACCATTCCAAAAAGAGCTGGAAAAAGCGGAAGTGGAAATGGAAAAAATTGAAATTAAAGATGAACCAGCTGGCTTTAAATGTCCAGTTGATGGCGGTGAAATGGTCATTAAAATGGGTCGTTTCGGTAAATTCTATGCCTGCGCCAACTTCCCTGATTGCCGCCACACCGAAGCTATTGTGAAAGAAATTGGTGTAACTTGTCCGAAATGTCATGAAGGTCAAGTAGTTGAACGTAAATCGAAGAAAAATCGTATCTTCTACGGTTGCTCTAGGTACCCAGACTGTGACTTTACTGACTGGAACAAACCAATCGCTCGTGCATGTCCAAAATGTGACCATTACTTGGTTGAGAAGAAAATCCGTGGTGGTAAACAAATCGTTTGTCCAAACGGTGACTACGAAGAAGACGTGCAAAAAGGTGAAGCAGTAGAAGGTTAA
- the xerC gene encoding tyrosine recombinase XerC encodes MPIDDFKGLFSDYLTHERQYSLETIKAYLADLDSFQAFMKDAGIDQLDQVAYRDIRIYLGNLQRDGLSRKSISRHLSSLRSAYNLLLDRELVSENPFNYVKTAKTGLKLPDFFYESEIQSLFDSVQGNDPIALRNRALLEFLYGTGARVSEVRDLAINQVDLTADMVLLRGKGNKDRYVPIGSFCHDALVDYLENGRSQLLAKGHFDDTEHAFVFVNYKGEQLTSQGIAYILDQIVKKSATTLSIHPHKLRHSFATHLLNNGADIRTVQELLGHASLSTTQIYTHLSKEKLRDNYLQFHPHAKQKKERPKD; translated from the coding sequence ATGCCAATAGATGACTTTAAAGGCTTATTCAGCGACTACTTAACCCATGAAAGACAATATTCACTGGAAACCATCAAGGCCTACCTAGCCGATCTAGACAGCTTTCAAGCCTTTATGAAGGATGCGGGTATAGACCAATTAGACCAAGTGGCTTACAGGGATATCCGGATTTATCTAGGTAATCTGCAGCGAGACGGTCTGTCAAGGAAATCTATTTCCCGCCACCTATCCAGTTTGCGTTCTGCCTACAATTTGCTGCTTGACCGTGAATTAGTCAGTGAAAATCCCTTTAATTATGTGAAAACTGCTAAAACAGGCCTTAAATTGCCTGATTTTTTCTATGAATCAGAAATTCAGTCATTATTTGATTCGGTCCAAGGAAACGATCCGATTGCCCTTAGAAACCGCGCCTTATTAGAATTCTTGTACGGGACCGGCGCCCGGGTTTCTGAAGTAAGAGACTTAGCCATCAATCAAGTCGACCTAACAGCAGATATGGTCCTCTTACGCGGGAAAGGCAACAAAGACCGTTATGTACCAATTGGGTCATTTTGCCACGATGCCTTAGTAGATTACCTGGAAAATGGCAGAAGCCAACTCTTGGCTAAGGGCCATTTTGATGATACAGAACACGCGTTCGTATTCGTTAATTACAAGGGCGAACAGTTGACTAGCCAAGGGATTGCTTACATTTTAGACCAAATTGTCAAAAAGTCAGCCACCACTTTGTCCATCCATCCCCATAAATTACGGCATTCATTTGCCACTCATTTACTCAACAATGGGGCGGATATAAGAACTGTTCAAGAGCTACTAGGCCATGCTTCCTTATCCACGACACAAATCTACACCCATTTATCTAAGGAAAAATTGCGGGATAATTACCTACAGTTTCATCCTCATGCCAAACAGAAAAAAGAGCGTCCCAAAGATTAG
- the plsY gene encoding glycerol-3-phosphate 1-O-acyltransferase PlsY, translating into MLTILLLVVAYLLGSIPFGLVIGKLIYKKDIRQFGSGNIGTTNAFRAFGTTGGVLVFICDMVKGAIPVLLAIWLNLGLHPLLFGGMAIVGHSFPLFLKFNGGKAVATSFGVVLAYHPVFALISIASFFVSLFITSMVSFSSIFAVIFATILSLFYQDLGLTIATVLVLILVVVRHKDNIKRIRQGTESKVPFGLNKAKKK; encoded by the coding sequence ATGTTAACGATTCTATTACTAGTCGTCGCTTACCTATTGGGGTCTATTCCCTTTGGTTTAGTTATCGGCAAACTCATCTATAAAAAAGATATTCGCCAATTTGGCTCAGGAAATATCGGTACGACAAATGCCTTCCGAGCTTTTGGGACCACTGGAGGCGTCCTTGTTTTCATCTGTGATATGGTAAAAGGGGCAATACCCGTCTTACTAGCCATCTGGTTGAATCTTGGCTTACACCCTTTACTATTTGGTGGTATGGCCATCGTTGGTCACTCATTCCCACTATTCCTGAAATTTAATGGTGGTAAAGCAGTAGCAACCTCATTTGGTGTAGTTTTAGCCTATCATCCCGTATTTGCCTTGATTTCAATCGCATCATTCTTTGTATCCTTATTCATCACAAGTATGGTAAGCTTCTCCTCTATCTTTGCGGTGATTTTTGCAACGATTTTAAGCTTATTCTACCAAGACTTGGGCTTAACAATTGCGACTGTTTTAGTCTTAATCCTGGTTGTTGTCCGTCATAAAGATAACATTAAACGGATTCGTCAAGGGACAGAGTCAAAAGTGCCCTTTGGTTTAAACAAAGCCAAGAAAAAATAG